A window from Lentimicrobium sp. L6 encodes these proteins:
- a CDS encoding ATP-binding protein, translating to MNSANQINSKKNNLEIVELDLHLIKITIKGDLSLVSLLEIEKYFSKEKENKQTIYVILDLNEFISIEFKAKQYVFENNFFPHKGFEILVYGLKIGYSANLHLLFHNDSNITVFEFDTEDQALIKAKELSSLEKMNTLAIGPSSFTGIIKDNIKIIDKSFIMIHDKSWNYQHPSNSYYYKIDLLDANIFISRPVGYIEEENSLSANVLFDKVVYKLLGTKAHYYRIQDYTEVLSSSLSARRDFTNYIINNINRIDLMVFYGLNSFMKAIVKFGKLIHPKFYKVKIADSFEEAVKLVLNHKYGQTYFKENAEIEGNKKENGDVFNELLALRKENEKLKIASDVEKRKILEAIGGVLWSDDYEMENVLDNPSSDYKDIYNALKVLKQDINEINQKREKSTKQLLNQTQILTKEVKDCKEFIYRSKNSKKEYFDMFNFEIRSPLQSILSNVELLSRKDKTKENKEVISQLMESSILINKRLKRHFVLGDYPYDIKEYSSTVFNVDKTIQLIVNANLENSISKGLNLIIEKDEMVPKYLIGDEDKLQLIIEQFVTNAIYFTNQGNIIIRTKLIEDYETSVKISFEVEDSGVGMTQEMPNQIRFGEDLNDFYTLNSQGVGFAILKQLAGIINGEIGVKSVVNEGSMFFIQVKFNKGVFSKEMNLKPRTLVKNLFSKKLSDKKLLFILEDFSLKSVYLSQFDEIGIQAKFANNRTHASALLKTGKLDFILVEAPIKQSDVFNLLHLIQENLKLQLEASTKVVFIMSSPDIKYRNQILSDGCDAIINKPYQIFELKTLLESLIA from the coding sequence ATGAACAGTGCAAATCAAATTAATTCTAAGAAAAACAATTTAGAGATTGTTGAGCTTGATTTGCATTTAATAAAGATTACTATTAAAGGTGACTTGTCATTGGTTTCTCTGTTAGAAATTGAAAAATATTTTTCTAAAGAAAAGGAGAATAAGCAAACCATATATGTAATTCTCGATTTAAACGAATTTATTTCCATAGAGTTTAAGGCCAAGCAATATGTTTTTGAAAATAATTTCTTTCCACATAAAGGTTTCGAAATTCTTGTATATGGATTAAAGATAGGGTATAGTGCAAATTTGCATTTACTATTTCATAATGATTCCAATATTACTGTATTTGAATTTGATACTGAAGATCAGGCATTAATCAAAGCTAAAGAGTTAAGTAGCCTAGAGAAAATGAATACTTTAGCCATCGGACCTTCCTCATTTACTGGGATAATAAAGGATAATATTAAAATTATCGATAAGAGTTTTATTATGATTCATGATAAGAGTTGGAATTATCAGCACCCAAGCAATTCATATTATTATAAAATAGATCTCTTAGATGCCAATATTTTTATTTCTCGGCCAGTGGGTTATATAGAAGAAGAAAACTCCCTATCAGCAAATGTGCTTTTTGATAAAGTAGTTTATAAATTATTAGGAACGAAAGCCCATTATTATCGAATCCAGGATTATACGGAGGTATTGAGTAGTAGCTTGTCAGCTCGTAGAGACTTTACCAATTATATCATTAATAATATAAATCGAATAGATTTAATGGTTTTTTATGGTTTGAATTCATTTATGAAGGCCATTGTTAAGTTTGGGAAACTCATTCATCCAAAGTTCTATAAGGTGAAAATCGCTGATTCATTTGAGGAGGCAGTAAAGTTAGTTTTGAATCATAAATATGGCCAAACTTATTTTAAAGAAAACGCTGAAATTGAAGGAAATAAAAAGGAGAATGGTGATGTTTTTAATGAATTATTGGCTCTAAGAAAAGAAAATGAGAAACTTAAAATAGCTAGTGATGTAGAAAAAAGAAAGATTCTCGAAGCTATTGGAGGGGTTTTGTGGTCAGATGATTATGAAATGGAAAATGTTTTGGATAACCCTAGTAGTGATTATAAAGATATATATAATGCCTTAAAGGTGTTAAAGCAAGATATCAATGAGATTAATCAAAAGAGAGAGAAATCAACAAAGCAATTACTCAACCAAACTCAAATTTTGACTAAGGAAGTAAAGGATTGTAAAGAATTTATTTATCGAAGTAAAAATAGTAAAAAGGAATACTTTGATATGTTTAATTTTGAAATTCGTTCTCCATTACAAAGTATATTGTCTAATGTTGAATTGTTAAGTAGAAAAGATAAAACTAAAGAAAATAAGGAGGTGATATCGCAACTAATGGAGTCTAGTATTTTGATTAATAAGCGATTAAAACGGCACTTTGTATTAGGGGATTATCCCTATGATATAAAGGAATACTCCTCCACTGTTTTTAATGTTGATAAAACTATTCAATTAATAGTCAATGCGAATTTGGAGAATTCTATTAGTAAAGGCTTAAACTTGATAATTGAAAAGGATGAAATGGTTCCTAAATATTTAATTGGTGATGAGGATAAACTTCAATTAATTATTGAACAGTTTGTAACTAACGCGATATATTTTACGAATCAAGGGAATATTATTATTAGAACCAAATTGATAGAGGATTATGAGACTTCGGTAAAAATTTCTTTTGAAGTAGAAGACTCTGGTGTTGGAATGACGCAAGAGATGCCAAATCAGATAAGATTTGGTGAGGATTTGAATGATTTTTATACTTTAAATAGCCAAGGTGTTGGATTTGCTATACTCAAGCAATTAGCTGGAATTATTAATGGGGAAATAGGTGTAAAGAGTGTTGTAAATGAGGGTTCTATGTTTTTTATTCAAGTAAAGTTTAATAAAGGTGTATTTTCAAAAGAGATGAATTTAAAACCAAGGACTTTGGTGAAGAATCTTTTTTCTAAAAAGCTAAGCGATAAAAAATTACTCTTTATTCTCGAAGATTTTTCCTTAAAATCAGTGTATTTAAGTCAATTTGATGAAATTGGAATTCAAGCTAAATTTGCTAATAATAGAACTCACGCTTCTGCTCTTCTAAAAACAGGTAAATTAGACTTTATTTTGGTTGAAGCTCCAATAAAGCAAAGTGATGTATTTAACCTTCTTCATTTGATTCAAGAAAATTTAAAACTACAATTAGAGGCAAGTACTAAAGTTGTTTTCATTATGTCTTCGCCAGATATCAAATATAGAAATCAAATATTGAGTGATGGATGTGATGCCATCATCAATAAACCTTACCAAATATTTGAATTAAAAACATTGCTTGAAAGTTTAATAGCTTAG
- the murA gene encoding UDP-N-acetylglucosamine 1-carboxyvinyltransferase, whose protein sequence is MSSFLIEGGHKLSGDIHPQGAKNEALQILCAVLLTPEEVIINNIPDIRDVNKLIDILAEMGVKVEKLAPGKFSFKADEVNLDYLHSENFIKKGGMLRGSVMLMGPLLARFGKALIPTPGGDKIGRRRLDTHFIGLEKLGAQVNYNKEGNYYEVIAKQLTGNYMLLDEASVTGTANVLMACVMAKGKTTIFNAACEPYLLQLARMLSRMGAKIDGIGSNLLKITGVDRLGGTEHTMLPDMIEIGSFIGLAAITKSEITIKNVHYEELGIIPQVFQKLGIQMELRGDDLYVPAQDSYQVQKYRDGAILTISDAPWPGFTPDLISIAIVTAIQAKGSVLVHQKMFESRLFFVDKLIDMGAQIILCDPHRATVIGSDHQNKLHGIRMTSPDIRAGVALLIAALSAEGTSIIDNIEQIDRGYQNIDERLNQLGAKIKRI, encoded by the coding sequence ATGAGTTCATTTCTGATAGAGGGAGGGCATAAATTATCAGGTGATATTCATCCGCAAGGAGCTAAAAATGAGGCTCTTCAGATTCTTTGTGCTGTTCTGTTAACACCAGAGGAGGTTATTATCAATAACATTCCAGACATTCGTGATGTCAATAAATTAATAGATATTTTAGCTGAAATGGGAGTGAAAGTTGAGAAACTAGCTCCTGGTAAATTTAGCTTCAAAGCTGATGAAGTAAATTTAGATTATCTACATTCTGAAAATTTCATTAAAAAAGGTGGAATGCTAAGAGGCTCGGTAATGCTTATGGGGCCATTATTGGCCAGGTTTGGAAAAGCCTTAATTCCAACTCCAGGCGGTGATAAAATCGGTAGAAGAAGATTAGATACTCACTTTATTGGATTGGAAAAATTAGGAGCTCAGGTTAACTATAATAAAGAAGGTAACTATTATGAGGTAATAGCTAAACAGCTTACCGGTAATTATATGCTTCTAGACGAAGCTAGTGTGACAGGTACTGCTAATGTATTGATGGCTTGTGTAATGGCTAAAGGTAAGACAACTATCTTTAATGCTGCTTGTGAACCTTATTTACTCCAATTGGCACGTATGTTGAGTCGAATGGGAGCTAAAATAGATGGTATAGGAAGTAATTTATTAAAAATTACTGGTGTTGATAGATTAGGAGGAACAGAGCATACTATGCTTCCTGATATGATTGAGATAGGTAGTTTTATTGGTTTAGCAGCAATCACAAAATCAGAAATTACCATTAAAAATGTACATTACGAGGAATTAGGGATTATTCCTCAAGTATTTCAAAAACTAGGAATACAAATGGAATTAAGAGGAGATGACTTATATGTTCCTGCTCAAGATTCATATCAAGTACAAAAGTATAGGGATGGAGCCATCCTTACCATTTCTGATGCACCCTGGCCTGGGTTTACTCCAGATTTAATTAGTATTGCTATTGTTACCGCTATACAGGCTAAGGGTAGTGTACTTGTACATCAGAAGATGTTTGAAAGTAGACTGTTCTTTGTGGATAAACTGATAGATATGGGTGCTCAGATTATTCTTTGCGATCCTCATAGAGCTACAGTGATTGGTAGTGATCATCAAAATAAACTACATGGTATACGAATGACCTCTCCAGACATTAGAGCTGGGGTAGCTTTGCTAATTGCTGCATTATCAGCTGAAGGAACTTCAATTATTGATAATATCGAACAAATAGATAGGGGTTATCAAAATATAGATGAACGTCTTAATCAACTAGGGGCAAAAATAAAACGCATATAA
- a CDS encoding DUF4290 domain-containing protein, translating into MDYNTSRNKLVIPEYGRNVQKMVEYAKSIEDRDKRTESAKYIVKVMANLNSQAGTYGDYNQKIWDHFYIIANFDLDVDSPYPMPDRDKIAAKPKPMKYADDNLKFRTYGRNLQGIIDKACEFEEGEEKQALIKLIAYNLKKTYLTWNRTSVDDDHIKDDLVRMSGGKLSVPDDFVFPSTQEIIGNKKSTGSQQKGGYQSKSNSKYKQKTGRYDNNRPSGRSNYTSNRKRTN; encoded by the coding sequence ATGGATTATAATACTTCACGAAACAAACTTGTTATTCCAGAATATGGTCGTAATGTTCAGAAAATGGTAGAATATGCCAAGAGCATCGAAGACAGAGACAAGCGAACAGAATCAGCTAAATACATTGTAAAAGTAATGGCTAATTTGAATTCTCAAGCTGGGACCTATGGCGATTACAATCAGAAAATCTGGGACCATTTTTATATTATCGCTAATTTTGACTTAGATGTGGATTCTCCATATCCAATGCCAGACCGAGATAAGATTGCGGCTAAACCCAAACCAATGAAATATGCCGATGATAACTTGAAATTTAGAACTTATGGCAGAAACTTACAAGGTATCATAGATAAAGCATGTGAATTTGAGGAAGGTGAAGAGAAGCAAGCCTTGATTAAATTGATCGCATACAATTTAAAGAAAACATACCTTACTTGGAATCGTACATCAGTTGATGATGATCATATAAAAGATGATTTAGTAAGAATGAGTGGAGGTAAACTGTCTGTTCCTGATGATTTTGTATTTCCTAGTACTCAAGAAATTATTGGTAATAAGAAGTCTACAGGTAGCCAGCAAAAAGGTGGCTATCAATCCAAAAGCAATAGTAAGTACAAGCAAAAGACTGGTCGTTACGATAATAATCGTCCTAGTGGTCGAAGCAATTATACTTCAAATAGAAAAAGAACCAATTAA
- a CDS encoding ATP-dependent helicase codes for MEELLSGLNDKQQEAVVRTDGPIMVVAGAGSGKTRVLTYRIAYLLKKGIDPFNILSLTFTNKAAREMKERIGNLVGHGIARSLWMGTFHSVFARILRVEASYLGFPSNFTIYDTDDSKSTMKGIVKSQNLDPKVYQDSFVLSRISSAKNNLISPDAYIQNGELMNQDKSSGRPQIASLYRLYQKKLLANAAMDFDDLLFKINVLFRDYPEVLYKYQQKFKYVLVDEYQDTNFSQYLIVKKLSANNLNVCVVGDDAQSIYAFRGANIENILNFQKDYPELLTVKLEQNYRSTQNIVNAANTVIHNNKAQIFKKVWTENKVGEKIKLIRASSDKEEGSMVAHQIFSDQMNENKPLDSFAILYRTNAQSRSMEEALRRLNLPYRIFGGLSFYKRKEIKDLLAYFRLTINSADEEALKRVINYPVRGIGKTTMEKIIVASGQHGMPYWDIMKQSKSMQLGLNSGTTNKLVDFVTMIESFKAQLKDLNAYDLGQEIGKSTGLLSTLYIDKTPEGVSRFENVEVLMGGIKEFVETDNADPVTGEVRVKTLEEFMQDIALLTDADEQDKDDRPKVSLMTIHQAKGLEFPFVHIVGVEENLFPSMMSLNSRADLEEERRLFYVALTRAEKKVSISYAESRFKWGKLDYCEPSRFIDEIAPEYLDLPRRPKPKKMEPMGGGIRIKAKTVEAKTPPRPSYKKVETSTPTSNIVNRPTSSLKASDPDDIIEGMNVEHQRFGQGVVIKLEGQGANKKAKVKFKEGEKQLILRFARLRIVK; via the coding sequence TTGGAAGAATTATTAAGTGGTTTAAACGATAAGCAGCAAGAAGCAGTAGTAAGAACAGATGGACCAATTATGGTAGTGGCGGGAGCAGGATCAGGTAAAACTAGAGTTTTGACTTATCGTATAGCCTATTTACTGAAAAAAGGAATAGATCCCTTTAATATTCTCTCCCTTACTTTTACCAATAAGGCAGCTCGTGAAATGAAAGAGCGTATCGGTAATTTGGTAGGGCATGGAATTGCTCGTTCCCTTTGGATGGGAACTTTTCACTCTGTTTTTGCTAGGATTTTGAGGGTGGAAGCCAGTTATTTAGGCTTTCCTTCCAATTTTACCATCTACGATACCGATGATAGTAAAAGCACCATGAAAGGGATTGTGAAATCTCAAAATCTAGATCCTAAGGTTTATCAAGATTCTTTTGTTTTAAGTAGAATTTCTTCGGCAAAAAATAATTTAATTTCTCCTGATGCTTACATTCAGAATGGGGAATTGATGAATCAAGATAAAAGCAGTGGGAGACCTCAAATAGCTAGTCTTTATAGACTCTATCAAAAGAAATTATTAGCCAATGCAGCAATGGATTTTGATGATTTACTCTTTAAAATAAATGTGCTGTTTAGAGATTATCCTGAAGTACTTTATAAATACCAGCAGAAGTTTAAATATGTATTGGTGGATGAGTACCAAGATACTAACTTTTCTCAGTATTTAATTGTGAAGAAGCTGTCAGCCAATAATTTAAATGTTTGTGTGGTAGGAGACGATGCACAGAGTATTTATGCTTTCCGTGGTGCTAATATTGAAAATATCCTCAATTTTCAAAAAGATTATCCAGAGCTTTTAACCGTAAAACTAGAGCAAAATTACCGTTCTACTCAGAATATTGTGAATGCTGCCAATACCGTAATTCATAATAATAAGGCTCAGATTTTTAAGAAAGTTTGGACAGAGAACAAAGTTGGCGAAAAAATAAAACTGATTAGAGCCAGCAGCGATAAAGAAGAAGGAAGCATGGTGGCTCATCAGATTTTCTCCGATCAGATGAATGAGAATAAACCATTGGATTCTTTCGCCATTCTATATAGAACCAATGCCCAATCGCGTTCTATGGAGGAGGCCTTAAGGAGATTGAATTTACCCTATCGCATTTTTGGTGGATTATCTTTCTATAAGCGTAAAGAAATAAAAGATTTATTGGCTTATTTCCGTTTGACTATCAATTCTGCCGATGAGGAAGCTTTGAAAAGAGTCATCAATTATCCCGTCCGAGGTATTGGTAAAACCACCATGGAAAAGATAATTGTTGCCAGTGGACAACATGGAATGCCTTATTGGGATATCATGAAGCAATCGAAATCTATGCAGTTGGGATTGAATTCAGGTACCACTAATAAACTAGTAGATTTTGTGACCATGATAGAAAGTTTCAAGGCACAGTTGAAGGATTTAAATGCTTATGATTTAGGGCAAGAGATTGGTAAATCAACAGGATTATTATCCACCTTATATATTGATAAAACGCCTGAAGGAGTCTCCCGTTTCGAAAATGTAGAAGTGCTGATGGGCGGTATTAAAGAGTTTGTGGAGACAGACAATGCTGATCCTGTAACTGGAGAAGTACGAGTGAAAACCCTGGAGGAATTTATGCAAGATATTGCTTTATTAACAGATGCTGATGAGCAAGATAAAGATGATAGACCAAAGGTTTCTCTGATGACCATCCACCAAGCTAAAGGTTTGGAATTTCCTTTTGTGCATATTGTTGGCGTGGAGGAGAACCTTTTCCCTTCTATGATGTCATTAAACTCTAGAGCTGATTTGGAAGAGGAGAGGAGGCTGTTTTATGTGGCTTTAACTAGAGCAGAAAAGAAAGTGAGTATATCATATGCTGAGTCTAGGTTTAAATGGGGAAAATTAGATTATTGTGAGCCAAGTCGTTTTATCGATGAAATAGCTCCAGAATATCTTGATTTACCAAGAAGGCCGAAACCCAAGAAAATGGAACCCATGGGAGGTGGAATTAGAATTAAAGCAAAAACTGTAGAAGCCAAAACTCCTCCAAGACCATCCTACAAAAAAGTAGAAACAAGTACTCCTACATCTAATATTGTAAATAGACCTACATCCTCATTAAAAGCTAGTGATCCAGATGATATTATTGAGGGAATGAATGTAGAACATCAAAGGTTTGGTCAAGGTGTAGTTATTAAATTAGAAGGGCAAGGAGCCAATAAAAAGGCAAAAGTGAAGTTTAAAGAAGGAGAGAAACAATTAATTTTAAGGTTTGCAAGGCTTCGAATTGTAAAATAA
- the uvrA gene encoding excinuclease ABC subunit UvrA — protein MQINLEKLDPKKYILIKNAHIHNLKNVDVAIPRNKLVVITGLSGSGKSSLAFDTLYAEGQRRYVESLSSYARQFLGRMDKPDVEYIKGISPAIAIEQKVISRNPRSTVGTSTEIYEYLKLLFARVGKTYSPISGKVVKRHAVADVIDKTLSWAEGSKLMISAPAEVPEGRDFYDQLKIMLQQGYTRVGLDGRVENISTVIEIDGLEKNSLVHVIIDRLVVKHNNEFESRLADSVQTAFFEGKGICHLHQMSPEGEIIHEFSNKFELDGITFEEPSLNLFTFNNPYGACKRCDGFGTIIGIDPDLVIPDKSLSVYESAIACWKGEKMSEWKNQLLMNAHHFDFPVHKPISELSKKEHSLLWSGNKYFAGLNEFFKEVEEQAYKIQYRVMLSRYRGKTECPECEGTRLRHDANYVKIDEKSISDLVKLQLIDLKVFFDKIELNDHDLQLGSRILIEIKRRLKFLIDVGLGYLSLNRLAGSLSGGESQRINLATSLGSNLVGSIYILDEPSIGLHSRDTSRLIKVLKDLRDLGNTVVVVEHDEEIIRTADHIIDLGPKAGYLGGELVFSGNMEELQKEEKGLTAHYIQRKMKVASLEYTRKWRDYIEITHAVENNLKNVTVKFPLNNYTVVTGVSGSGKTSLVKGILYPALKKHFGGYAQKTGNFGQLKGDYDRISDVEMIDQNPIGRSSRSNPATYVKAWDDVRQLFSKEKLSTMRGYKPGYFSFNIPGGRCETCEGEGTVKIEMQFMADISLVCEECKGMRFKDEVLDVQVGGKNVFEILDMTINQALEFFTEHQGQYKLMTSIINKLKPLQDVGLGYLKMGQASSTLSGGEAQRIKLAYYLSKGQNIDPILFIFDEPTTGLHFHDIDNLLKAFYALIDQGHSLIVIEHNLDMVKNADWIIDLGPEGGDKGGEIVFAGLPEDLLKSDTHTAQSLKIHLEL, from the coding sequence ATGCAAATCAACCTTGAAAAGCTTGATCCTAAGAAATATATACTTATAAAGAATGCGCATATCCATAATCTAAAAAATGTAGATGTGGCCATTCCTCGTAATAAATTGGTCGTAATAACGGGACTTAGCGGCTCTGGAAAGTCATCATTGGCCTTCGATACGCTTTATGCCGAAGGACAAAGACGTTATGTAGAGAGTTTAAGTAGTTATGCTCGCCAGTTTTTGGGGAGGATGGATAAACCAGATGTGGAGTATATTAAAGGCATATCACCTGCCATTGCTATTGAGCAAAAAGTGATTTCTCGTAATCCTCGTTCTACGGTTGGCACGAGTACCGAAATTTATGAATACCTTAAACTTTTATTCGCTAGAGTTGGTAAGACTTATTCTCCCATTAGTGGTAAAGTGGTGAAAAGGCATGCTGTGGCCGATGTTATTGATAAAACTTTATCATGGGCTGAAGGAAGTAAATTAATGATTTCAGCTCCTGCGGAAGTACCAGAAGGTAGGGATTTCTATGATCAGTTGAAGATTATGCTTCAGCAAGGCTATACTAGAGTTGGATTAGATGGACGAGTGGAGAATATATCTACGGTTATAGAAATAGATGGTCTTGAAAAGAATAGCCTTGTTCATGTTATAATTGACAGACTTGTTGTAAAACATAATAATGAATTTGAGTCGCGCCTTGCGGATTCAGTTCAAACTGCTTTTTTCGAAGGGAAAGGAATTTGTCATCTTCATCAGATGAGCCCAGAAGGAGAAATCATTCATGAGTTCAGTAATAAGTTCGAATTGGATGGAATTACTTTTGAAGAACCTTCCTTAAATTTATTCACTTTCAATAATCCTTATGGTGCTTGTAAGCGTTGCGATGGTTTTGGGACCATCATCGGAATAGATCCCGATTTGGTGATTCCCGATAAATCCCTATCCGTTTATGAAAGCGCTATTGCTTGTTGGAAAGGTGAGAAAATGAGCGAATGGAAAAATCAATTATTGATGAATGCACACCATTTTGATTTTCCAGTACATAAACCCATTAGTGAATTATCTAAGAAAGAACATAGCCTTCTGTGGTCTGGAAATAAATATTTCGCTGGTTTAAATGAGTTTTTTAAAGAAGTAGAAGAGCAAGCCTATAAAATCCAATATAGAGTCATGCTTTCTCGTTATAGAGGAAAAACAGAATGTCCTGAATGTGAAGGGACGCGTCTTCGACATGATGCCAATTATGTAAAGATAGATGAAAAAAGCATTAGTGATTTGGTGAAGCTCCAGTTAATTGATCTTAAAGTATTCTTCGATAAAATAGAGCTTAACGATCATGATTTGCAATTGGGAAGCCGTATTCTTATAGAGATTAAAAGAAGATTGAAATTCTTGATTGATGTAGGATTGGGATATTTAAGCTTAAATAGATTGGCTGGAAGTTTATCAGGTGGAGAATCCCAAAGAATTAATTTGGCTACTTCTTTGGGGAGTAATTTGGTGGGCTCTATTTATATTTTAGATGAACCTTCCATAGGACTTCATTCTCGAGATACCTCACGATTGATTAAAGTATTGAAAGACCTCAGAGATTTAGGAAATACGGTGGTAGTGGTAGAACATGATGAAGAAATCATACGTACTGCCGATCATATTATCGACTTAGGACCCAAGGCTGGATATTTAGGCGGAGAATTGGTTTTTTCTGGCAATATGGAAGAATTACAAAAAGAAGAAAAGGGGCTTACCGCACATTATATACAGAGAAAGATGAAGGTGGCCTCTTTAGAATATACTCGAAAGTGGAGAGATTATATTGAAATCACTCATGCGGTAGAGAATAACCTGAAGAACGTAACTGTTAAGTTTCCGCTCAATAATTATACAGTGGTCACTGGAGTCAGTGGTTCGGGTAAAACGAGTTTGGTAAAAGGGATATTATATCCTGCCCTAAAGAAACATTTTGGGGGCTATGCTCAAAAAACTGGAAACTTTGGTCAGCTAAAAGGGGATTACGATAGAATCAGCGATGTGGAGATGATAGATCAGAATCCAATTGGGCGCTCCTCTCGTTCCAATCCGGCTACTTATGTAAAAGCCTGGGATGATGTTCGACAACTGTTCTCTAAAGAAAAACTTTCGACTATGAGAGGCTATAAGCCTGGTTATTTCTCTTTTAATATTCCAGGAGGTCGTTGTGAAACCTGTGAAGGCGAAGGAACGGTGAAGATTGAAATGCAGTTTATGGCTGATATCAGTTTGGTTTGTGAAGAGTGTAAAGGAATGCGTTTTAAAGATGAAGTGTTGGATGTTCAAGTTGGAGGAAAGAATGTTTTTGAAATCCTAGATATGACCATCAATCAAGCCTTGGAATTCTTTACTGAACATCAAGGACAGTATAAACTCATGACTAGCATTATCAATAAGTTAAAGCCATTGCAAGATGTGGGATTAGGCTATTTAAAAATGGGACAGGCCAGCAGTACTCTAAGTGGTGGAGAAGCCCAAAGAATTAAATTGGCCTATTATTTGTCTAAAGGCCAAAATATTGACCCTATCTTGTTTATCTTTGACGAGCCAACTACTGGTTTGCATTTCCACGATATTGATAACCTATTGAAGGCATTCTATGCATTGATAGACCAAGGGCATTCATTAATTGTGATAGAACATAATTTAGATATGGTGAAAAATGCGGATTGGATAATAGATTTGGGGCCAGAAGGAGGAGACAAAGGAGGAGAAATTGTATTTGCTGGGCTTCCGGAAGATTTATTGAAATCGGATACCCACACCGCTCAATCCTTAAAAATACATTTAGAACTTTAG
- a CDS encoding RNA polymerase sigma factor: MNALTPSDKELIRDYLNGRESSLEKIILRHKDKLYAYIFTMVKCHQTTDDIFQDTFIKVINTLKMGTYNEEGKFIHWVTRIAHNLIIDHFRRNNRMPIQSQKDDQDPFERIYLPSPSVEDLLIEEQIHKDVKALVEELPADQKEVLKMRHYMGMSFKDIADSTDVSINTALGRMRYAIINLRKFASERDIILTR, translated from the coding sequence ATGAATGCGCTCACACCAAGTGATAAAGAGCTCATCAGAGATTATTTGAATGGCCGCGAGTCTTCCCTTGAGAAAATCATTCTCAGACACAAAGATAAACTCTACGCTTATATATTTACCATGGTTAAATGTCATCAAACTACCGATGATATCTTTCAAGATACCTTTATAAAGGTAATCAACACCCTAAAAATGGGCACTTACAATGAAGAAGGAAAGTTCATTCATTGGGTAACTAGAATTGCTCATAACTTAATTATCGATCATTTCAGAAGAAATAACAGAATGCCAATTCAATCACAAAAAGATGATCAAGATCCTTTTGAGAGAATCTATTTACCTTCCCCTTCTGTGGAGGATTTATTAATAGAAGAGCAAATACATAAGGATGTAAAAGCTCTAGTAGAAGAATTACCAGCAGACCAAAAAGAGGTTTTAAAGATGCGTCATTATATGGGCATGAGCTTTAAGGATATTGCTGATTCTACTGATGTTTCCATCAATACAGCCTTAGGCAGAATGCGTTATGCCATTATTAACTTACGTAAGTTTGCTTCGGAAAGAGATATTATTTTAACACGTTAA